A genomic window from Flavobacterium johnsoniae includes:
- a CDS encoding two-component regulator propeller domain-containing protein, whose protein sequence is MAKALQLFFLFTLYSFGQQIKFENFTTNQGLSNNSVVDIESDKDGGLWIATWDGLNYFDGYNFKIFKNNLNRPKTISSNYITKLKKDKSGKIWIMTKEGNINCYLGNEEFEEFKFKTAPKNLYLSQKGNIVVETEKDFYEYKNKSFVETSANNVRKSDFTNLKNSLLRKNPKLKINDVLKDKSGNIWFATRENGLYIITNENKIEHLTADLYAPYSFKNNEIEALYLDDFGNVWLGQKDGGLSMAFAGSEKINAIVPHPLKEPNLPDETIRAITKDKNGKIWLGYYTRGLYCYNDKSQKFEKFKIDKASSHSDWERVRSLFTSSDGNIWAGTYKGILRISGNNCTSYETANSESVSINRCYSIIEDQNKQLWLGCWGGLAKFNLETGKFEKFRGQELLSKYHIRNVKKENQNLILSTENSGVIVFNLQTNALKRISTKDGILGNSIYSVFVDNESDNYWIASLGGVTVFNKKNGVVKNITELEGLPSHMVYGLIDTGDKVWISTTKGIASIDKKKYSVTSYNPDYGWQAPEFSEGAYYQDSKGNLFFGGVEGLNYFNPATIHNISPKAKIKLKIDGIENAQVSIEKSFSNNKLEIEVIPILFPRNNKVAIYYKLEGRDEKWILLSGNNKIEYSNLSSGEYNFFIKQGKDGKPEPVFFSLQIGKAFYESILFYMLLSGFILIMCVIVVYVKNKASLAQQKYLEELVAARTAVIENQKKEMEAVNEELDEKNKKILEQKEKLLILHSNLKKENFEIEKFKTFMLSEFQEPISKIIKISSSFKKDTETHRDLIVQSGKLVKLISEWNYLEHVKDLGPVKKSATSLFPVFRNNVEKLKKELQQNEVNFNCEIDHSDCFASVDILRLKLAMQYFFNDLSKYSDKDSTINISITYQSDCVEIKAISDSIILRDNWYNISHYSPYFKALQVLLQDLEGELIPFSEEDFQITMRIPIEIVNPDVHYKETISWKNFNYPNQFASDKKCLLVFGDSYNNPAANQVLDGENFNLIFESSVSNLNSILKQIDISALILYQTEFSKKLIDFLKSNRDNSHIRIPMIYISEDINYELNEQLLEIGIETHIQLPASASFVRKKIDSLINQNIEPLREHKIQEKIFEILTEDNEHVTANERLLRKALEIIKEQLQNPSFNVEMLGEELGISRVKCYRIFKETLNQSPSDILMSLRLQKAEVLLKTKRLNISEISFECGYNDPKYFGRSFKKYFGKTPKEFKEFKEYTV, encoded by the coding sequence ATGGCTAAGGCACTACAATTATTTTTTCTTTTTACACTGTATTCATTTGGACAACAAATAAAATTCGAAAATTTTACTACCAATCAAGGATTATCCAACAATTCCGTAGTCGATATAGAAAGTGACAAAGACGGCGGTTTATGGATTGCAACTTGGGACGGACTGAATTATTTTGACGGTTATAATTTTAAGATTTTTAAAAATAATTTAAATCGTCCTAAAACCATTTCAAGCAATTATATTACAAAGTTGAAAAAAGATAAATCTGGAAAAATCTGGATTATGACAAAAGAAGGTAATATAAACTGTTACCTTGGTAATGAAGAATTTGAAGAGTTTAAGTTTAAAACAGCCCCGAAAAACCTGTATCTCTCTCAAAAGGGAAATATTGTAGTCGAAACAGAAAAAGATTTTTATGAATACAAAAACAAATCTTTTGTAGAAACAAGTGCAAATAATGTTAGAAAATCAGATTTCACTAATTTAAAAAATAGCTTGCTTCGAAAAAATCCGAAGCTTAAAATCAATGATGTTTTAAAGGATAAATCTGGTAATATCTGGTTTGCGACTCGTGAAAATGGATTATACATTATTACAAATGAAAATAAAATCGAACATCTTACAGCCGATTTGTATGCGCCATATTCATTTAAAAATAATGAAATAGAAGCGCTTTATCTGGACGATTTCGGAAATGTTTGGTTAGGGCAAAAAGACGGCGGTTTGAGTATGGCATTTGCAGGTTCTGAAAAAATAAATGCAATAGTGCCGCATCCTTTAAAAGAACCGAATCTTCCAGACGAAACAATTAGAGCCATTACCAAAGATAAAAATGGAAAAATCTGGCTAGGATATTACACAAGAGGACTTTATTGCTACAACGATAAAAGTCAAAAATTTGAGAAATTTAAAATAGACAAAGCCAGCTCACATTCTGATTGGGAACGCGTGAGAAGTTTATTTACTTCTAGCGACGGAAATATTTGGGCAGGAACGTACAAAGGTATTCTAAGAATTTCTGGTAATAATTGCACGAGCTATGAAACAGCAAACAGTGAAAGCGTTTCTATAAACAGATGTTATTCTATAATTGAAGATCAAAATAAGCAATTGTGGCTCGGTTGCTGGGGCGGTTTGGCTAAGTTTAATTTGGAAACAGGAAAATTTGAAAAATTCAGAGGGCAAGAATTACTGAGTAAATATCATATTAGAAACGTCAAAAAAGAAAATCAAAATCTAATACTTTCGACCGAAAATAGTGGTGTAATTGTATTCAATTTGCAGACAAATGCTCTAAAAAGAATTAGTACTAAAGATGGAATTTTAGGCAATAGCATTTATTCTGTTTTTGTTGATAATGAATCAGATAATTATTGGATTGCTTCTCTTGGCGGTGTAACTGTCTTTAACAAAAAAAACGGTGTTGTTAAAAATATTACAGAATTAGAAGGATTGCCAAGTCATATGGTTTACGGATTAATTGATACTGGTGATAAAGTCTGGATAAGCACGACAAAAGGAATTGCTTCTATTGACAAGAAAAAATACAGCGTTACGTCTTATAATCCGGATTATGGTTGGCAAGCACCAGAATTTTCGGAAGGAGCTTATTACCAAGATTCTAAAGGAAATTTGTTTTTTGGAGGTGTTGAAGGTTTAAATTATTTTAATCCAGCAACGATTCATAATATTAGTCCGAAAGCAAAAATAAAATTGAAAATTGATGGCATTGAAAATGCTCAAGTGTCGATTGAAAAAAGCTTCAGTAACAATAAATTAGAAATTGAAGTAATTCCGATTCTTTTTCCTCGAAATAACAAAGTAGCTATTTATTATAAATTAGAAGGAAGAGATGAAAAATGGATTCTTTTGTCTGGCAATAATAAAATAGAATATTCGAATTTATCTTCTGGCGAATATAATTTCTTCATTAAACAAGGAAAAGACGGAAAACCTGAACCGGTTTTCTTTTCTCTTCAGATCGGAAAAGCATTTTATGAATCGATTTTGTTTTATATGCTACTGTCAGGTTTTATTCTGATTATGTGCGTTATTGTGGTTTATGTTAAAAATAAAGCATCTCTGGCACAGCAAAAATATCTTGAAGAATTGGTTGCGGCAAGAACGGCTGTAATTGAAAATCAGAAAAAAGAAATGGAAGCGGTTAATGAAGAATTGGACGAAAAGAACAAGAAAATTCTAGAACAAAAAGAAAAACTGCTGATTCTTCACAGTAATTTGAAAAAAGAAAATTTTGAAATTGAAAAGTTTAAAACTTTTATGCTTTCGGAGTTTCAAGAACCCATTTCTAAAATCATTAAAATATCTAGTTCCTTCAAAAAAGATACAGAAACACATCGAGATTTAATTGTGCAATCTGGAAAATTGGTAAAGCTTATTTCAGAATGGAATTATCTCGAACATGTAAAAGATCTTGGACCTGTAAAGAAATCAGCAACAAGTCTGTTTCCTGTTTTTAGAAATAATGTAGAAAAATTGAAGAAAGAGTTGCAGCAGAATGAGGTAAATTTTAATTGTGAAATTGATCATTCAGATTGCTTTGCGTCTGTAGATATTTTGCGTTTAAAATTGGCAATGCAGTATTTTTTTAATGATTTAAGCAAATATTCTGATAAAGACAGTACAATAAATATTTCAATAACTTACCAATCTGATTGTGTTGAAATTAAAGCAATTTCAGATAGTATTATTTTAAGAGACAATTGGTATAATATTTCGCATTATAGTCCTTACTTTAAAGCATTGCAAGTTTTGTTGCAAGATTTAGAAGGAGAATTAATTCCGTTTTCGGAAGAAGATTTCCAGATTACGATGCGTATTCCAATCGAAATTGTTAATCCTGATGTGCATTATAAGGAAACTATTTCATGGAAAAATTTCAATTACCCAAATCAATTTGCTTCGGATAAAAAATGTCTTTTGGTTTTTGGAGATTCGTACAATAATCCGGCTGCAAACCAGGTTTTAGATGGCGAAAATTTTAATTTGATTTTCGAAAGTTCTGTTTCTAATTTGAATTCTATATTAAAACAAATCGATATTTCGGCATTGATTTTATATCAGACAGAATTCTCCAAAAAGCTCATTGATTTTTTAAAATCAAATAGAGATAATTCGCATATAAGAATTCCAATGATTTATATCTCAGAAGATATTAATTACGAATTGAACGAACAATTATTAGAAATTGGTATCGAAACACATATACAGCTTCCAGCCAGCGCATCATTCGTTAGAAAAAAGATAGACAGTTTAATCAATCAGAATATTGAACCGCTTAGAGAACATAAAATTCAGGAGAAAATATTTGAGATTCTAACAGAAGATAACGAACACGTAACGGCAAATGAAAGGCTTTTACGAAAGGCTTTAGAAATTATAAAAGAACAACTTCAGAATCCTTCATTTAATGTTGAAATGTTGGGTGAAGAATTGGGCATTTCAAGAGTAAAATGTTATCGCATATTTAAAGAAACTTTAAACCAATCTCCTTCAGATATTTTGATGTCACTTCGCTTGCAAAAGGCAGAAGTTCTATTAAAAACAAAACGATTAAACATTTCTGAGATCAGTTTTGAATGCGGTTATAATGATCCAAAATACTTTGGACGCTCGTTTAAGAAGTATTTTGGGAAAACTCCTAAAGAATTCAAAGAATTTAAAGAGTACACAGTTTAA
- a CDS encoding sensor histidine kinase — protein MRNIIDDFTSINIANSMILAACCFETIAMLALIKTKAKRYFRLQIAITTLTIIFFNIGTFLEATMNTRVVIAGIGVFAIYLMPTVLYFTEKKKSFFKTFYVLCYGGFEVLILIRTIYRYYYPEDKVISYGTLDSLYSICLFLLSLIGIVGFLLLVKEKQDHKIQKLLDDKNQFFSIISHDLRGPLGSSVSLSELFLENIEDYSREEIREISEMQHESNKNIYKLLENLLEWSRVQTGMITFCPKNVSLNTLIKENIELNKNAALNKNINLVFESTDLIEAEVDKNMVGTILRNLLSNAIKFTEKNGEIKIKLSQNEHQAKISITDNGIGVPDSIKENLFRINGKVTQKGTENETGSGLGLLLCSEFIKIHNGKIWVESEAGEGSTFKFTLPLQNI, from the coding sequence TTGCGAAATATAATCGACGATTTTACTTCAATCAACATTGCCAACTCTATGATTCTTGCTGCTTGTTGTTTTGAAACAATTGCCATGTTAGCATTGATCAAGACAAAAGCAAAGCGATATTTCAGACTTCAAATAGCCATTACCACTCTTACCATTATCTTTTTCAATATCGGTACTTTTCTAGAAGCTACAATGAATACGCGCGTTGTAATTGCGGGTATCGGAGTTTTTGCTATTTACTTAATGCCAACCGTACTTTATTTTACAGAAAAGAAAAAAAGCTTTTTTAAGACATTTTATGTTCTCTGTTATGGCGGATTTGAAGTTTTAATTCTAATACGAACTATCTACAGATATTACTATCCGGAGGATAAAGTCATTTCTTATGGAACTTTAGACAGTTTGTATAGTATTTGTTTGTTTCTGCTGTCTCTTATCGGAATTGTTGGCTTTTTATTGTTAGTGAAAGAAAAGCAAGATCATAAAATTCAGAAACTTTTAGACGATAAAAATCAGTTTTTCTCTATTATTTCTCATGATTTAAGAGGTCCGTTAGGATCATCTGTTTCGCTGTCTGAACTTTTTCTAGAAAATATTGAAGATTACAGTCGTGAAGAAATTAGAGAAATTTCAGAAATGCAGCACGAATCCAATAAAAACATTTACAAACTTTTGGAAAATCTGTTAGAATGGTCGCGCGTACAGACAGGAATGATTACTTTTTGCCCAAAAAATGTTTCTTTAAATACATTGATTAAAGAAAATATCGAACTAAATAAAAATGCGGCTTTAAACAAAAATATAAATCTTGTTTTCGAATCAACAGATTTAATTGAAGCTGAAGTCGATAAAAATATGGTGGGAACTATTTTGCGAAATTTACTTAGCAATGCGATTAAGTTTACCGAGAAAAACGGAGAAATTAAAATCAAACTTTCTCAAAATGAGCATCAAGCAAAAATTTCTATTACAGATAACGGAATTGGAGTTCCAGATTCTATAAAAGAAAATCTATTTAGAATTAATGGAAAAGTAACGCAAAAAGGAACTGAAAACGAAACCGGCAGCGGATTAGGATTGCTACTTTGCAGTGAATTCATTAAAATTCACAATGGTAAAATTTGGGTAGAAAGTGAAGCTGGTGAAGGAAGCACTTTTAAATTTACTTTGCCATTACAAAATATCTAA
- a CDS encoding SIMPL domain-containing protein: MKKLVLFLTIMFMTMSYGQETKQIPLINVNGEGKVKVAPDQVCISATVETKGNNAKDVKKQNDEKMDAVLKFIKKMNIPTADFRTKQVALNPQYDYEKKKTSYNATQTVEIVVKDLSKYDELMEGLVQQGINRIDRVSFESSKLAQYESEARKLAMKDAKVKAEEYVSVLGQKVGKAFTISDNSQVYRPQPMYAAMKSMAMDNAGASNETLAIGEIEITANVSVSFVLD, encoded by the coding sequence ATGAAAAAACTAGTATTATTTTTAACAATCATGTTTATGACTATGTCTTACGGCCAGGAAACCAAACAAATACCTCTAATCAATGTAAATGGGGAAGGAAAAGTAAAAGTAGCACCTGATCAAGTTTGTATTTCAGCTACGGTTGAAACAAAAGGGAATAATGCTAAAGACGTTAAAAAACAAAACGACGAAAAGATGGACGCTGTTTTAAAATTCATCAAAAAAATGAATATTCCGACAGCAGATTTCAGAACAAAACAAGTTGCTTTAAATCCGCAGTATGATTATGAGAAAAAGAAAACTTCTTATAATGCGACTCAAACTGTAGAAATCGTAGTAAAAGATTTGTCGAAATACGATGAATTAATGGAAGGTTTGGTTCAGCAAGGAATTAATCGTATTGATAGAGTTTCTTTTGAATCTTCTAAATTAGCGCAATACGAATCTGAAGCTAGAAAATTAGCGATGAAAGATGCTAAAGTAAAAGCTGAAGAATATGTTTCTGTTTTAGGACAAAAAGTTGGTAAAGCTTTTACAATTTCAGACAATTCACAAGTGTATCGTCCACAGCCAATGTATGCTGCAATGAAATCTATGGCAATGGATAATGCTGGAGCATCAAATGAAACTTTAGCAATTGGCGAAATCGAAATTACGGCAAATGTTAGCGTAAGTTTTGTGTTAGACTAA
- a CDS encoding rhomboid family intramembrane serine protease has product MNIILAGIIIANAVISYKGFNDLSFFRKYEFHVGSIRSGEQIRMLSSGFLHVDMMHLIFNMLTLYFFAPVVLSWLGTFSFVLIYFGSLIFGNLLTMMFHKNDYSYRAVGASGAVTGVLYSAILLQPNMMLGVFFVIPMPAYIFGIVYLLYSIYGMRAKNDNIGHTAHFGGAIGGYLITLIKEPSLFTENTLMVILLAIPIIILFGMAKMGKI; this is encoded by the coding sequence ATGAATATCATTTTAGCTGGGATTATAATTGCCAACGCTGTTATTAGTTACAAAGGTTTTAACGATCTTTCTTTTTTTAGAAAGTACGAATTTCACGTAGGGAGTATTCGTTCTGGAGAACAGATCAGGATGCTTTCTTCAGGTTTTTTGCATGTAGATATGATGCATTTGATATTTAACATGCTAACACTTTATTTCTTTGCTCCAGTAGTTTTATCCTGGCTCGGAACATTTTCTTTTGTTTTGATTTATTTTGGAAGTTTGATATTTGGAAATCTTCTCACAATGATGTTTCATAAAAACGATTACAGTTATCGTGCGGTTGGAGCGTCTGGCGCTGTTACGGGAGTTTTGTATTCTGCGATTTTATTACAGCCAAATATGATGCTTGGCGTATTTTTTGTCATTCCGATGCCGGCTTATATTTTTGGAATTGTGTATTTATTATACTCGATTTATGGAATGCGTGCCAAAAATGATAACATTGGGCACACAGCGCATTTTGGAGGTGCTATAGGCGGTTATTTGATTACTTTAATAAAAGAACCTTCTTTATTTACAGAAAATACTTTAATGGTTATTTTGCTAGCTATTCCGATAATTATACTTTTTGGAATGGCAAAAATGGGAAAAATATAA
- a CDS encoding lysophospholipid acyltransferase family protein, which translates to MQFLVYILAYPLLWLISILPFPIFYLFSDFVYFLIYRVIGYRKKVVRENLALALPHLSDTERKEVEKKFYKHMCDMFLEMVKTMSISHEEMDRRFRITNLDLVLDYAKKGKSVILVASHYASYEWLLTINPKIGFKGIAVYKKLANPYFDKLVRRIRSKYDTEMIETRKAIPTMAQNQRNGVLAMYGLASDQSPKLDRIFHSMKFMGVEVPVHTGAEMLAKKYDLAVIMVKVKKVKRGFYEATFVSLADNPKEYPDFEITEMYLKEVEKQILEVPEFYLWTHKRWKHRVK; encoded by the coding sequence ATGCAATTTCTCGTTTACATTTTAGCCTATCCTTTATTGTGGCTTATCTCCATATTACCTTTTCCTATATTTTACTTATTCTCAGATTTTGTTTATTTTTTAATTTACAGAGTTATCGGATATCGTAAAAAAGTAGTTCGCGAAAATTTAGCTCTTGCTTTGCCTCATTTAAGCGATACTGAAAGAAAAGAAGTAGAAAAGAAATTCTACAAACACATGTGCGATATGTTTTTAGAAATGGTGAAAACAATGAGCATTTCGCATGAGGAAATGGACAGACGATTCCGAATAACCAATCTCGATCTTGTTTTAGATTATGCAAAAAAAGGAAAAAGCGTAATTCTTGTAGCTTCGCATTATGCAAGTTATGAATGGCTTTTGACTATTAACCCAAAAATTGGTTTTAAAGGAATTGCTGTTTATAAAAAATTGGCTAATCCTTATTTTGACAAACTCGTTCGAAGAATCCGTTCTAAATACGATACAGAAATGATAGAAACCAGAAAAGCAATTCCTACAATGGCTCAAAACCAGCGTAATGGAGTTTTGGCAATGTATGGTTTAGCTAGTGACCAATCTCCGAAATTGGATAGAATTTTTCATTCGATGAAATTTATGGGAGTTGAAGTTCCTGTACACACAGGAGCAGAAATGCTGGCAAAAAAATACGATTTGGCTGTTATCATGGTAAAAGTTAAAAAAGTAAAAAGAGGATTTTATGAGGCAACGTTTGTTTCGCTTGCAGATAATCCGAAAGAATATCCAGATTTTGAAATTACCGAAATGTATTTGAAAGAAGTAGAAAAACAGATTCTTGAAGTTCCAGAATTTTATTTATGGACACACAAAAGATGGAAACACCGCGTAAAATAA
- a CDS encoding glycosyl hydrolase, producing the protein MIKKLLFTVLLLFLFSTISAQSPKRGIAYGAHSKADILALKPGLSWWYNWSPEPEAALNADYASLGVEFVPMAWGKISDAEVQTFINKIKPGAKYLLAFNEPNFTDGARLTPQEAVNAWVNIEKIAAAKNLEIISASPAYNGPNNYGGISDPIVWHTQFFQLCPNCKVDYIAFHTYDATAGSVIGVTSLLKKFNRPLWITEFANRVIQSAADKTAFMKDILTNFENDPDIFRYSWFSGRVNPTWTDMLEGQLLSSTSGVLRPIGTEYINVPYTTKKMTVPGRVVANKHYRRKGTGLQATTDSNTGQNVCYINEGDWNEFMLNVVDAGTYNLTFRVASPILEGKFDVLVNDVVVKTDEIFPATGGWQTYADKIVSGVTLPKGEVYLKIKFKSNDFNFNYIDVAVANLGVKDDVLEKDSFTIYPNPVKNQSTLHVKSSITEPLTIKIIDMKGDVCFSSSDFSTNEDIKIGEKLAKGVYIVNVSYGNIKKSIKIIKN; encoded by the coding sequence ATGATCAAAAAATTACTTTTTACAGTTTTGCTATTATTTCTGTTTTCTACGATTTCCGCTCAAAGTCCAAAACGAGGTATTGCTTACGGGGCGCATTCTAAAGCAGATATTTTAGCGTTAAAACCAGGTCTTTCTTGGTGGTACAATTGGTCGCCAGAACCAGAAGCTGCTTTAAATGCAGATTATGCATCTCTAGGAGTTGAATTTGTTCCTATGGCATGGGGAAAAATCAGCGATGCAGAGGTTCAAACATTCATCAATAAAATAAAACCTGGCGCCAAATATTTACTAGCTTTTAATGAGCCTAATTTTACCGATGGTGCAAGGTTAACACCGCAAGAAGCTGTGAATGCTTGGGTAAATATCGAAAAAATTGCAGCGGCAAAAAATCTAGAAATCATAAGCGCATCACCTGCTTATAACGGACCAAACAATTATGGCGGAATTTCAGATCCGATAGTTTGGCATACACAGTTTTTTCAATTATGTCCAAATTGCAAAGTCGATTATATTGCTTTTCATACTTATGATGCTACTGCGGGTTCTGTAATTGGTGTTACCAGTCTTCTAAAAAAATTCAATAGACCACTTTGGATCACTGAATTTGCAAATAGAGTTATTCAAAGTGCTGCAGACAAAACAGCTTTTATGAAAGACATTTTAACCAATTTTGAAAACGATCCAGATATTTTTCGCTATTCTTGGTTTTCTGGAAGAGTAAATCCGACTTGGACCGATATGTTAGAAGGACAATTGTTAAGTTCTACAAGCGGTGTTTTAAGACCAATTGGAACTGAATATATTAACGTTCCTTACACCACAAAAAAAATGACTGTTCCAGGGCGTGTTGTAGCCAATAAACATTACAGAAGAAAAGGAACAGGTTTGCAAGCTACTACAGACTCTAATACTGGCCAAAATGTTTGTTATATTAACGAAGGAGATTGGAACGAATTTATGCTAAATGTTGTCGATGCAGGAACTTATAACTTAACTTTTAGAGTTGCTTCTCCAATTCTTGAAGGGAAATTTGATGTTCTTGTAAACGATGTTGTGGTAAAAACAGATGAAATTTTTCCTGCAACGGGAGGCTGGCAAACGTACGCCGATAAAATTGTTAGTGGAGTTACACTTCCTAAAGGGGAAGTTTATTTGAAAATCAAATTCAAATCAAACGATTTCAACTTTAATTATATTGATGTTGCTGTAGCAAATCTTGGCGTGAAAGATGATGTTTTAGAAAAAGATAGTTTTACAATTTATCCAAATCCAGTAAAAAATCAATCGACTTTGCATGTCAAATCGAGTATAACAGAACCTTTAACGATCAAAATTATTGATATGAAAGGTGATGTTTGTTTTTCATCTTCTGATTTTTCTACAAATGAAGATATTAAAATTGGAGAAAAATTGGCAAAAGGAGTTTATATTGTTAATGTTTCTTACGGAAATATTAAAAAATCAATTAAAATCATTAAAAACTGA
- the glmM gene encoding phosphoglucosamine mutase, whose amino-acid sequence MTLIKSISGIRGTIGGKVGDNLTPVDAVKFASAYGTFLKNNANKDKLKVVIGRDARISGPMIHNLVVNTLVGLGIDVIDLGLSTTPTVEVAVPLEQADGGIILTASHNPKQWNALKLLNEKGEFLSGADGTKILEIAEAEAFDFSDVDSLGKVTVNDAYMDIHIDEVLCLPLVDVQAVKDAKFKVVVDGVNSSGGIIIPKLLEIMGVEVVKLYCEPNGHFPHNPEPLKEHLTDISELVVKEKAHLGIVVDPDVDRLAFISEDGEMFGEEYTLVACADYVLSKTPGNTVSNMSSSRALRDVTKAHSGSYEASAVGEVNVVELMKKNNAIIGGEGNGGIIYPELHYGRDSLVGVALFLTHLANKKMSVSALRASYPEYYMSKNKIELTPQIDVDAILTQMTEKYKNEDISTIDGVKIDFATEWVHLRKSNTEPIIRIYTEAPSQDAADELALRIIDEIKVIAGI is encoded by the coding sequence ATGACTCTAATAAAATCTATTTCTGGAATTCGAGGAACAATCGGAGGAAAAGTAGGAGATAATCTGACTCCTGTTGATGCGGTGAAATTTGCATCAGCATACGGAACTTTCTTAAAAAATAATGCCAATAAAGATAAATTGAAAGTTGTAATTGGTCGTGATGCCAGAATTTCTGGACCAATGATTCATAACTTAGTTGTAAATACTTTGGTTGGATTAGGAATTGATGTAATCGATCTTGGACTTTCTACAACACCAACTGTTGAAGTTGCCGTGCCTTTGGAACAAGCAGACGGTGGAATTATTTTAACAGCATCTCATAATCCAAAACAATGGAATGCTTTAAAATTATTAAATGAAAAAGGAGAATTTTTAAGCGGTGCAGACGGAACTAAAATTCTTGAAATTGCAGAAGCTGAAGCTTTTGATTTTTCGGATGTTGACAGTTTAGGAAAAGTTACAGTAAACGATGCTTACATGGATATTCATATCGATGAAGTTTTATGTCTTCCGTTGGTTGATGTTCAGGCTGTAAAAGATGCTAAATTTAAAGTAGTTGTTGACGGCGTAAATTCGTCGGGAGGAATTATTATTCCAAAATTATTAGAAATAATGGGCGTTGAAGTAGTAAAATTATACTGCGAACCAAACGGACATTTTCCTCACAATCCAGAACCTTTGAAAGAGCATTTAACTGATATTTCTGAATTGGTTGTAAAAGAAAAAGCGCATTTAGGAATTGTAGTTGATCCAGATGTTGACCGTTTAGCTTTCATTAGCGAAGATGGCGAAATGTTTGGCGAAGAATATACATTGGTAGCTTGCGCAGATTATGTTTTAAGTAAAACTCCAGGAAATACAGTTTCTAATATGTCATCTTCTCGTGCTTTAAGAGATGTTACAAAAGCTCATAGCGGAAGCTACGAAGCAAGTGCAGTAGGAGAGGTGAACGTAGTAGAATTAATGAAAAAAAATAATGCCATTATTGGTGGTGAAGGTAACGGCGGAATTATTTACCCAGAGTTGCATTACGGAAGAGATAGTTTGGTTGGAGTTGCTTTGTTTTTAACGCATTTAGCGAATAAAAAAATGTCGGTTTCTGCTTTGAGAGCTTCTTATCCAGAATATTATATGAGCAAAAATAAAATTGAATTAACACCGCAAATTGATGTTGATGCAATTTTAACTCAAATGACTGAAAAATATAAAAATGAAGATATTTCGACAATCGATGGTGTAAAAATTGATTTTGCTACAGAGTGGGTTCATTTGAGAAAATCTAACACAGAACCAATTATTCGTATTTATACTGAAGCACCTTCACAAGATGCTGCAGATGAATTAGCACTTCGAATTATTGATGAAATTAAAGTAATTGCCGGAATCTAA
- a CDS encoding ACP phosphodiesterase, whose amino-acid sequence MNFLAHIYLSGENDLIKIGNFMADGIRGKQFEHFPLDVQKGIQLHRFIDTYTDSHDIFRKSTKRLHDRYHHYSGVIVDIVYDHFLAKNWSNYSDEKLETFISRFYNSLHDNYDILTEKTQDLMPYMIGRNWLLSYRTVDGIHQILTQMDRRSKNISQMQYAVEELKEFYDDFEEEFTLFFEEMKKQAKIKLLTL is encoded by the coding sequence ATGAATTTCTTAGCCCATATATACCTTTCTGGAGAAAATGATTTGATCAAAATCGGGAATTTTATGGCAGACGGAATTCGCGGAAAACAATTTGAACATTTTCCTCTCGACGTGCAAAAAGGAATCCAACTGCACCGATTTATTGATACTTACACAGATTCTCACGATATTTTCAGAAAAAGCACAAAACGTCTTCACGATAGATATCATCATTATTCTGGTGTCATTGTAGACATTGTTTACGATCATTTCTTGGCTAAAAATTGGAGCAATTATTCTGATGAAAAGCTAGAAACCTTCATCAGCCGATTCTACAATTCGCTTCACGATAATTACGATATTTTAACAGAGAAAACTCAAGATTTAATGCCATATATGATTGGCAGAAACTGGCTTTTGAGTTATCGTACTGTAGACGGAATTCATCAAATTCTAACACAAATGGATAGAAGATCTAAAAATATCTCTCAAATGCAATACGCTGTTGAAGAGTTGAAAGAATTTTACGATGATTTTGAAGAAGAATTCACTTTATTTTTTGAAGAAATGAAAAAACAGGCCAAAATAAAATTGCTGACTCTGTAA